Genomic segment of Paenibacillaceae bacterium GAS479:
TCATTAGAAATTGACAAACAAATCAAATTTAATTAATATCTAATTAGATGAACAACTAAGGAGTTGGAGGAACATGCAGCTAGAAAAGGTTGTTGCCTACCACAAAGCGCTGGCAGATGCGACGAGAGTCCGCATGCTGATTCTGCTGGCGGACGGTGAGCTGAACGGGATGACGCTTGCCGAGCGATTATCGCTCACGCCAGCAACGATTACCCATCATGCGACCAAGCTGCGCGAGGCCGGTTTGATTCAGGAACGCAGGGATAAAAATACGATCTATTTTTCCCTGAATAAATATTTACTGCACGCTGGAGCTGGCGCGGCGGAGGAACTTATTTTCAGGCGGCATAGTCAAACAGACCAGGGGGGACAGGAGATGGACGAGGAGGGGCAGAAGCTCCAAGCACAGAAGCAGGAAGAAGCAAAGGAAAAATTCAGGGCAAGTGTTCTGCGTAACTTTATCGACAAAGAAGGCAGGCTGAAGAGCATCCCGGCGCAGTTCAAGAAGAAGCTCGTCGTGCTGGAACATTTGGCGCAGAAGCTGGAGCCAGGCCGGGCCTATCCCGAGAAGGAGATCAACGAGTTCATTGGGCAGTTCCACCCGGATTTCGCGACGCTGCGGCGGGAGTTCATTATGCAGCAGTTCATGTTCCGCCAAAAAGAAGTCTACGAGCTCAACCCGGTCGAGATGTGGCCCCGCTGGACACAGCTGTCCTAACCGAATAGCTAAAACTGTTTTCTACCCTGCTGCTCCGTGAGCAGTCTGATAAGCTAGTAGCATAAGGAAGGAGCTACTTGCTGTGAGTATCTATGAACAAGAATGGCCGCTAACCCGGGCCGACATCGTAAAGGGGTTGCAGGGCGTTGGGGTTCGCGAGGGGATGACGCTGCTGGTTCATTCCTCGATGAAGTCGTTCAATCGCTGGATTCCCGGGAAAAGCCAAGCTGTTATTGAGGCGCTGGAGGAAGCGATCGGACCTCAAGGAACGCTGGTCATGCCGGCACAAACCGCCGACCTGTCAGAGCCGTCCCATTGGTGTCGCCCGCCGGTGCCGGAAGCATGGTGGCCGATCATCCGCGCCGAAATGCCCCCTTACCGGACGGATTTAACCGCGACGCGCGGCATGGGAGTGGTCGCCGAATGCTTCCGCAGTCAGGACGGCACGTTACGCAGCAATCACCCGCAAACGAGCTTCACAGCCCGCGGCCCGCTTGCCGAAACGATTTTACGGGAGCATGGGCTGGATTTCGGACTGGGCGATCAGTCGCCGCTTGCCCGGATCTACGAGCATGGCGGTTATGTGCTGCTGCTTGGCGTTGATCATGAGAGCAACACATCGCTTCATCTGGCTGAGAATCGCGCCTCTTGGCCGGGTAAACGCCTGCTTCAGCAAGGGGCGCCCATACTTGTCGATGGAGTCCGTCAGTGGGTGGAGTTCGAGGAATTCGAATATGACGATAGCGATTTTAACGAGATTGGCGAGGCGTTTGAGCGGATGCATCCTGATGTGCGGAGCGGGCGCATCGGTAATTGTTTGGCGAGACTGCTCCCGCAGCGCGAACTGGTCGATTTTGCCATCGAGAGAATGACGGCGAGAAGCAGCGGAACGGAGCCGAAGACCAAGGAAGCGCCGCCGATCACCGAAGTTCAGTAGACGCGTGCGAGCATAAGAGCCGCAGAAAAGCTCATTTGAATGAAGTAGAAAAGGTCGAGGTTTATAGATGGGCGATGCGAGGGCGAGAATCCATCGGTCGAGTCGACAGCTTTGGCTTTTTTTGCGGATATTTCCTCCTATAATAAGCCAACCTACCCCGGACAGGGGGATGAGGACATGAGAGGAAGCTCCGGCAATTTGCCTTGGTGGCAACTATCGCTTTTTGGGGCGGGCTGCACGATAGGCACCGCCTTTTTTCTCGGTTCCGGCATCGCTGTGCGAAAAAGCGGCTGGCTTGTGCTGCCGTTGTTCCTGCTAGTCGCCGTTTCGACATATATCGTATACGATGCACTGGCGCGAATGACTGCCAGGAACCCGGACAAGGGGTCCTTCCGCACCTACGCTCAGCAGGCTTTCGGCCGCTGGGCAGGCTTCGGCACGGGCTGGATCTATTGGTTTTCCGAGTTGCTCATTCTGGGCGGCACACTGACTGCGCTGGGGCTGTTCACACAGGTGTGGCTGCCTGGTGTGCCGCTATGGGTATTCGCGGCTGGATATGCCGTCCTGGCGTTGCTCGTCGTCGTGCTCGGTTCAAGCGGCATTAACAAAGCGGAAAATCTCTTCGCAATCGTCAAAATCGCGGCTGTTTTAATGTTCATCGCCGTCGTGGCGTTTTTATTGCTGCGCGGCACTGCAATACCTGACGAGGCGCCGTCCGGCATAGCTGAAGCAGCTGCACCTGGTTGGCTTGGCGCCTGGAAAGGGCTTCTCTATGCGTTTTATGCCTTCAGCGGCATCGAAGTGATGGGCTTCATGGCGGCCGGACTGAGAAAGCCCGAGGAAGCTCCTAAGGCTGGCGCGATTATGCTGATGTTGATCACTGTGCTGTACATTGGCTCCATTGGACTTGCAATGCTGCTTGTCCCGGCAGCAGAAATCAAGCCGGAGATCAGTCCGTTCATTCTTGTTCTGGAGCAGCTCCGCTTGAACGTTCTTGTGCATGTGCTGAATGGGGTGCTTATTGTAGCGGGCTTCAGCATCCTGGTCGCTTCTCTCTACGGTGTCTCTACGATGCTGGTGACGCTCGCGGAGGAAGGTGATGCGCCGGTATGGACAGGCAAGACGATGGGCCGGAAAAAGCTGCCGCTTCCTGCTCTGCTTGTGAACGCCGGAGGGATGGCTATCTCAGTCATTCTAGCGCTGCTTATGCCTCGCAGTCTGTTCGAGCATCTGGCTACTGCCGGCGGAATCGTGCTGCTCTATGTATGGATGATGATTACGCTCTCCTACCTGAAGCTTGAGCGCCCTGGAGTATGGGGGCAAGTAAAAGCCTGGGGCGCTATTCTGCTCATGGGAGCTGCGGTCGCTGGAGCACTTGCAGAGCCGTCGGGACGGCCGGGCTTCTGGGTCAGCCTGGCCATTGCGG
This window contains:
- a CDS encoding aminoglycoside 3-N-acetyltransferase, which produces MSIYEQEWPLTRADIVKGLQGVGVREGMTLLVHSSMKSFNRWIPGKSQAVIEALEEAIGPQGTLVMPAQTADLSEPSHWCRPPVPEAWWPIIRAEMPPYRTDLTATRGMGVVAECFRSQDGTLRSNHPQTSFTARGPLAETILREHGLDFGLGDQSPLARIYEHGGYVLLLGVDHESNTSLHLAENRASWPGKRLLQQGAPILVDGVRQWVEFEEFEYDDSDFNEIGEAFERMHPDVRSGRIGNCLARLLPQRELVDFAIERMTARSSGTEPKTKEAPPITEVQ
- a CDS encoding amino acid/polyamine/organocation transporter, APC superfamily, with the translated sequence MRGSSGNLPWWQLSLFGAGCTIGTAFFLGSGIAVRKSGWLVLPLFLLVAVSTYIVYDALARMTARNPDKGSFRTYAQQAFGRWAGFGTGWIYWFSELLILGGTLTALGLFTQVWLPGVPLWVFAAGYAVLALLVVVLGSSGINKAENLFAIVKIAAVLMFIAVVAFLLLRGTAIPDEAPSGIAEAAAPGWLGAWKGLLYAFYAFSGIEVMGFMAAGLRKPEEAPKAGAIMLMLITVLYIGSIGLAMLLVPAAEIKPEISPFILVLEQLRLNVLVHVLNGVLIVAGFSILVASLYGVSTMLVTLAEEGDAPVWTGKTMGRKKLPLPALLVNAGGMAISVILALLMPRSLFEHLATAGGIVLLYVWMMITLSYLKLERPGVWGQVKAWGAILLMGAAVAGALAEPSGRPGFWVSLAIAAVVAAVTAFMSRRWKAAKPQLAGVVTKSSSSGKGRQGGGAV